One region of Catenuloplanes indicus genomic DNA includes:
- a CDS encoding ferredoxin, with translation MSAFRVEVDGASCIGSGMCRSIAPEVFDLDEEAGLVRLLDARPPAHTAPAVREAVLRCPAAAILSHDRPAPIRS, from the coding sequence ATGAGTGCGTTTCGGGTGGAGGTCGACGGCGCGAGCTGCATCGGCTCCGGGATGTGCCGGTCGATCGCCCCGGAGGTCTTCGATCTGGACGAGGAGGCCGGCTTGGTCCGCCTGCTCGACGCGCGGCCGCCGGCACACACGGCTCCGGCGGTCCGCGAGGCCGTGCTCCGGTGCCCCGCGGCCGCCATCCTGAGCCACGACCGGCCGGCGCCGATCCGGTCGTGA
- a CDS encoding Dabb family protein, whose protein sequence is MIYHVIRAALKKTASPEQAEAALESWRETGRSVPSVRSWVVGRDHGGEFEYGATFVFDDLDGMFEFLIHPATLRTDLIGLELIENMQIFDISDDDDPALSDKIAALHRRRNEHSPEVSGLLADVPTYLGAGVDARP, encoded by the coding sequence ATGATCTATCACGTCATTCGCGCCGCGCTGAAGAAGACCGCGTCACCCGAGCAGGCCGAGGCCGCGCTGGAGAGCTGGCGGGAGACCGGCCGGTCGGTTCCCTCGGTCCGGTCCTGGGTGGTCGGCCGCGATCATGGCGGAGAGTTCGAGTACGGTGCGACGTTCGTCTTCGACGACCTCGACGGCATGTTCGAGTTCCTGATTCACCCGGCCACGCTCCGCACCGACCTGATCGGGCTCGAGCTCATCGAGAACATGCAGATCTTCGACATCAGCGACGACGACGATCCGGCGCTGTCCGACAAGATCGCTGCCTTGCACCGCCGCCGCAACGAGCACAGCCCCGAGGTCTCCGGTCTGCTCGCCGACGTGCCCACCTACCTCGGCGCCGGCGTCGACGCCCGGCCGTGA
- a CDS encoding helix-turn-helix domain-containing protein, which yields MRRGETVAAIAHAVGYGSESAPSVAFKRVTGTTPRAYRSFVSGTFR from the coding sequence CTGCGGCGTGGCGAGACCGTGGCCGCGATCGCGCACGCGGTCGGGTACGGCTCGGAGAGCGCGCCCAGTGTCGCGTTCAAGCGCGTCACCGGAACCACACCACGGGCGTACCGATCGTTCGTTTCCGGGACATTCAGGTGA
- a CDS encoding S1C family serine protease: MQSDRRAPVVMTVLRDPASVPVPAERPPDDGARPGRRLDRRRLLIGAVAVWAVVITGLVVLQGTRAEPEAAPVVAVPSPSESGGPLGVPQVYEAVLPSVVRITAGGSTGTGVLANADGTVLTAHHVVGNGQAITVTYADGSETPAAIAQAEPAMDIAVLRPERLPETLVPATLGGAAGVGEAVVAIGNPLGLTGTTTSGVVSALDRTLDRGNEPDLPGLIQFDAAVNPGSSGGPLINDRAEVVGIVVALANPTDAGTFIGIGFAVPIGAALGAVDGDGQAPPL; the protein is encoded by the coding sequence ATGCAGAGCGACCGTCGGGCGCCGGTGGTGATGACCGTGCTGCGTGACCCCGCGTCCGTTCCGGTGCCGGCCGAGCGGCCGCCGGACGATGGGGCGAGACCGGGGCGCCGGCTGGACCGGCGGCGGCTGCTGATCGGCGCGGTCGCCGTCTGGGCCGTCGTGATCACCGGGCTGGTGGTCCTCCAGGGCACGCGCGCGGAGCCGGAGGCCGCGCCGGTGGTGGCCGTGCCGTCGCCGAGCGAATCCGGCGGGCCGCTGGGCGTGCCGCAGGTCTACGAGGCGGTGCTGCCGTCCGTGGTGCGGATAACCGCGGGCGGGTCGACCGGGACCGGAGTGCTGGCGAACGCGGACGGGACCGTCCTCACCGCCCATCACGTGGTCGGCAACGGGCAGGCGATCACCGTGACCTATGCGGACGGCAGCGAGACGCCGGCGGCGATCGCGCAGGCGGAGCCGGCCATGGACATCGCGGTGCTGCGGCCGGAGCGGCTGCCGGAGACGCTGGTCCCGGCCACGCTGGGCGGTGCGGCCGGGGTGGGGGAGGCGGTGGTGGCGATCGGCAACCCGCTGGGGCTGACCGGGACGACCACCAGCGGGGTGGTGTCCGCGCTCGACCGCACGCTGGATCGCGGGAACGAGCCGGACCTGCCGGGACTCATCCAGTTCGACGCGGCGGTCAACCCGGGCAGCTCGGGCGGGCCGCTGATCAACGACCGTGCCGAGGTGGTGGGCATCGTGGTGGCGCTGGCGAACCCGACCGACGCGGGCACGTTCATCGGTATCGGTTTCGCGGTCCCGATCGGTGCCGCGCTCGGCGCCGTCGACGGCGACGGCCAAGCACCCCCGCTGTAG
- a CDS encoding ammonium transporter has product MDSGSTAWVLTSTALVLLMVPGLALFYGGMVGAKRVINMVMMTFGAAIVVCVIWVLYGYSLAFGDSIGGAGILGLDTANFGLGGVIAEDEAATIPPALFAVFQMLFAALTTALIAGGVADRMKFGVWLAFTAVWATLVYLPVAHWVFAFDSDTVVGGWIANDVGAIDFAGGTAVHINAGIAALAVVIVLGKRTGWPSSPHKPHNLPLTALGAGLLWFGWLGFNGGSALAAGNSASVVVLNTVAAASAAGLAWIVVERFRGGAMTSLGKSSGIVAGLVAITPACGAVNPLGALIIGAVAGALCALAVNLKYKLGYDDSLDVVGVHLVGGIIGTLLIGFLATADAPNERDGLFFGGGVELLLDQTIAAVAVLAYSFVLTFIIAKLFDLAVGLRVSAEVEQEGIDSVHRESGYDFLGPDPVAEPEPVKA; this is encoded by the coding sequence GTGGACAGTGGTAGCACCGCGTGGGTGTTGACCAGCACCGCGCTGGTCCTGCTCATGGTGCCCGGCCTCGCGCTGTTCTACGGCGGCATGGTCGGCGCCAAGCGCGTCATCAACATGGTCATGATGACCTTCGGCGCGGCCATCGTGGTCTGCGTCATCTGGGTGCTCTACGGGTACTCGCTCGCGTTCGGTGACTCCATCGGCGGCGCGGGCATCCTCGGCCTGGACACCGCGAACTTCGGCCTCGGTGGCGTGATCGCCGAGGACGAGGCCGCCACCATCCCGCCCGCGCTGTTCGCCGTGTTCCAGATGCTGTTCGCGGCGCTGACCACCGCGCTGATCGCCGGTGGCGTCGCGGACCGGATGAAGTTCGGCGTCTGGCTCGCGTTCACCGCGGTCTGGGCCACCCTGGTCTACCTGCCGGTCGCGCACTGGGTCTTCGCGTTCGACAGCGACACCGTCGTCGGCGGCTGGATCGCCAACGACGTCGGCGCGATCGACTTCGCCGGTGGCACCGCCGTCCACATCAACGCCGGCATCGCCGCGCTCGCGGTCGTCATCGTGCTCGGCAAGCGCACCGGCTGGCCGTCGTCGCCGCACAAGCCGCACAACCTGCCGCTGACCGCGCTCGGCGCCGGCCTGCTCTGGTTCGGCTGGCTCGGCTTCAACGGCGGCTCCGCGCTCGCCGCCGGCAACTCCGCCTCGGTCGTCGTGCTGAACACGGTCGCGGCCGCGTCCGCCGCCGGCCTCGCCTGGATCGTCGTCGAGCGGTTCCGTGGCGGCGCCATGACCTCGCTGGGCAAGTCGTCCGGCATCGTGGCCGGCCTGGTCGCGATCACCCCGGCATGCGGCGCGGTGAACCCGCTCGGCGCGCTCATCATCGGCGCGGTCGCCGGTGCGCTCTGCGCGCTCGCCGTCAACCTCAAGTACAAGCTCGGCTACGACGACTCGCTGGACGTGGTCGGCGTGCACCTGGTCGGCGGCATCATCGGCACGCTGCTGATCGGCTTCCTCGCCACCGCGGACGCGCCGAACGAGCGCGACGGCCTGTTCTTCGGCGGCGGCGTCGAGCTGCTGCTCGACCAGACCATCGCGGCGGTCGCGGTGCTCGCGTACAGCTTCGTGCTGACGTTCATCATCGCCAAGCTGTTCGACCTGGCCGTGGGCCTGCGGGTCAGCGCGGAGGTCGAGCAGGAGGGCATCGACAGCGTGCACCGGGAGTCCGGCTACGACTTCCTCGGCCCGGACCCGGTCGCCGAGCCGGAGCCGGTCAAGGCCTGA
- a CDS encoding STAS domain-containing protein, producing MDMTLDVSTRADGSLVIRATGDVGVEDAVQLRQTLVHAVRRTRPLRLIVDLAGAESVDSINVGTFAATCALADVHQVAVFFDDPAPELAAQLATAGVPPWRLRRSERS from the coding sequence ATGGACATGACACTGGATGTTTCCACGCGCGCGGACGGCAGCCTGGTCATACGTGCCACCGGGGACGTGGGGGTGGAGGACGCGGTGCAGCTGCGGCAGACGCTGGTGCACGCGGTGCGCCGGACCCGCCCGCTGCGTCTGATCGTGGACCTGGCCGGGGCGGAGTCCGTCGACTCGATCAACGTGGGCACGTTCGCCGCCACCTGTGCGCTCGCGGACGTGCACCAGGTCGCCGTGTTCTTCGACGATCCGGCGCCGGAACTGGCCGCGCAGCTGGCGACCGCGGGCGTGCCGCCGTGGCGGTTACGCCGCTCGGAGCGTTCCTGA
- a CDS encoding AAA family ATPase: protein MPDAGPIEQVLYEVKKTIVGQDPLLERLVVALLARGHILVEGVPGLAKTLAVKSLAEAIGGEFHRVQFTPDLVPADILGTRVYHQPTGEFQVSLGPVFTNLLLADEINRAPAKVQSALLEVMQERQVTIGRETHRVPNPFLVMATQNPIENEGTYPLPEAQTDRFMMKVLVGYPSVTEEFVIVERALTPAAVIQKIIDPGTLVGLQQQTDRVYVDPSLIEFAVHLAHATREPGRIGLDDLARYVTYGASPRSSISLVLAGRALAFIRGRDYAVPADLTDLALDVLRHRLVLSYEALSDDVTADLILQKILANLPVPEPAGRR from the coding sequence ATGCCGGATGCCGGACCGATCGAGCAGGTGCTCTACGAGGTCAAGAAGACCATCGTGGGGCAGGACCCGCTGCTCGAACGGCTGGTCGTGGCGCTGCTCGCGCGCGGCCACATCCTGGTCGAAGGTGTGCCCGGGCTGGCCAAGACGCTCGCGGTGAAGTCGCTGGCGGAGGCGATCGGCGGCGAGTTCCACCGGGTGCAGTTCACGCCGGACCTGGTGCCGGCGGACATCCTCGGCACCCGCGTCTACCACCAGCCGACCGGCGAGTTCCAGGTGTCGCTCGGGCCGGTGTTCACGAACCTGCTGCTGGCCGACGAGATCAACCGGGCGCCGGCCAAGGTGCAGTCCGCGCTGCTGGAGGTGATGCAGGAGCGGCAGGTCACGATCGGCCGCGAGACGCACCGGGTACCGAACCCGTTCCTGGTGATGGCGACCCAGAACCCGATCGAGAACGAGGGTACGTATCCGCTGCCCGAGGCGCAGACCGACCGGTTCATGATGAAGGTCCTGGTCGGCTACCCGAGCGTGACCGAGGAGTTCGTGATCGTCGAGCGCGCGCTGACGCCGGCCGCGGTGATCCAGAAGATCATCGACCCCGGGACGCTGGTGGGCCTGCAACAACAGACCGACCGGGTGTACGTGGATCCGTCGCTGATCGAGTTCGCGGTGCACCTCGCGCACGCCACCCGCGAGCCGGGCCGGATCGGGCTGGACGACCTGGCCCGGTACGTCACGTACGGCGCCTCGCCGCGCAGCTCGATCAGCCTGGTGCTGGCCGGGCGCGCGCTGGCGTTCATCCGCGGGCGCGACTACGCCGTACCGGCGGATCTGACCGATCTTGCGCTGGACGTGCTGCGGCACCGGCTCGTCCTGTCCTACGAGGCGCTCTCCGACGACGTCACCGCGGACCTGATCCTCCAGAAGATCCTGGCGAACCTGCCGGTGCCCGAGCCCGCCGGCCGCCGATGA
- a CDS encoding 5,10-methylenetetrahydrofolate reductase, giving the protein MIETGGEPLLVGITPPRRSTEPAQAAEIAGRTLERLAAVDIDGLILYDIDDESDRNPEQRPFPYLPTMDPASFHDTHLAGWDRSVIVYRCVGKYPEADLAEWLRSVDTDRVLSVFVGASSGDKPVHTHLGQAHALRREIRDDLALGAVSITERYSRRGDEHLRMLDKQERGVAFFISQVVYDVGATKSMLSDYFYACRERGVAPRPVILTLSVCGSVKTLEFLQWLGVDVPRWLENTLRHTEDPLSESYDQCVSNARELIAFCRRLGLPFGFNVESVSSRKVEIEASVALAAEIRKLLA; this is encoded by the coding sequence ATGATCGAAACGGGCGGGGAGCCCCTGCTGGTGGGCATCACGCCGCCCCGGCGGTCCACCGAGCCCGCACAGGCGGCCGAGATCGCCGGCCGCACGCTGGAGCGGCTCGCCGCCGTCGACATCGACGGGCTGATCCTCTACGACATCGACGACGAGAGCGACCGCAACCCGGAGCAGCGCCCGTTCCCGTACCTGCCGACCATGGACCCGGCGTCGTTCCACGACACGCACCTGGCCGGCTGGGACCGCTCGGTGATCGTCTACCGGTGCGTCGGCAAGTACCCCGAGGCGGATCTCGCGGAGTGGCTGCGTTCCGTCGACACCGACCGGGTGCTCAGCGTCTTCGTCGGCGCGTCGTCCGGCGACAAGCCGGTGCACACCCACCTCGGCCAGGCGCACGCGCTGCGCCGGGAGATCCGCGACGACCTGGCGCTCGGCGCGGTCAGCATCACCGAGCGGTACAGCCGGCGTGGCGACGAGCACCTGCGCATGCTGGACAAGCAGGAGCGCGGCGTCGCGTTCTTCATCTCCCAGGTCGTCTACGACGTGGGTGCGACCAAGAGCATGCTGTCCGACTACTTCTACGCGTGCCGGGAGCGCGGCGTCGCACCGCGCCCGGTCATCCTGACGCTCTCGGTCTGCGGCTCGGTCAAGACGCTGGAGTTCCTCCAATGGCTCGGCGTGGACGTTCCCCGCTGGCTGGAGAACACGCTCCGGCACACCGAGGACCCGCTCAGCGAGTCGTACGACCAGTGCGTGTCGAACGCGCGCGAGCTGATCGCGTTCTGCCGCCGGCTCGGCCTGCCGTTCGGCTTCAACGTGGAGAGCGTCTCCAGCCGCAAGGTCGAGATCGAGGCGTCCGTCGCGCTCGCCGCCGAGATCCGGAAACTGCTGGCCTGA
- a CDS encoding VWA domain-containing protein: protein MTVLYPAVLVLAVLLTGAAIAAYVLLARRRTRVLVSAGLIPAADRRAAVRRHLPWAFFLAALPIMLAGAARPEAEIAVPRVSGTVILAFDISNSMAADDVSPTRLGAAQAAAGEFVRRQPESVDVGVVVFGDQALTTQAPTGDHDLAIAAIDRARAGGGTSLGQAILVSLGAITGKPMVMPDEGGTPPDLGYWPSATIVVFSDGEETGGPDVEAAAELAAAAGVRIQTVGVGTPEGATVEVDGYRLTTALDATLLTAIAQVSGGEYHTAGDAAGLEGTTGGIDLRLTTKREPVELTAPFAGAALLLLAVGALLSTRWHGRII, encoded by the coding sequence ATGACCGTGCTCTACCCGGCCGTGCTGGTGCTCGCGGTGCTGCTGACCGGCGCCGCGATCGCCGCCTACGTGCTGTTGGCGCGTCGTCGTACCCGCGTGCTGGTGTCCGCGGGTCTGATTCCCGCGGCGGACCGGCGCGCGGCGGTCAGACGGCACCTGCCCTGGGCGTTCTTCCTCGCCGCGCTGCCGATCATGCTGGCCGGTGCCGCGCGGCCGGAGGCGGAGATCGCGGTACCGCGGGTGTCCGGCACCGTCATCCTGGCGTTCGACATCTCCAACAGCATGGCCGCGGACGACGTCAGCCCGACCCGGCTCGGCGCCGCGCAGGCCGCGGCCGGTGAGTTCGTGCGGCGGCAGCCCGAGTCGGTGGACGTGGGCGTGGTGGTCTTCGGCGATCAGGCGCTGACCACGCAGGCGCCGACCGGCGACCACGACCTCGCGATCGCCGCGATCGACCGGGCCAGGGCCGGCGGCGGCACGTCGCTCGGCCAGGCGATCCTGGTCTCGCTCGGCGCGATCACCGGCAAGCCGATGGTCATGCCGGACGAGGGCGGCACGCCGCCCGATCTCGGTTACTGGCCGTCCGCCACGATCGTGGTCTTCTCCGACGGCGAGGAGACCGGCGGCCCGGACGTCGAGGCCGCCGCCGAGCTGGCCGCCGCGGCCGGGGTGCGGATCCAGACCGTCGGCGTCGGCACGCCGGAGGGCGCCACGGTCGAGGTGGACGGCTACCGGCTCACCACCGCGCTGGACGCGACGCTGCTGACCGCGATCGCGCAGGTCAGCGGCGGCGAGTACCACACCGCCGGGGACGCGGCCGGGCTCGAGGGCACCACCGGCGGCATCGACCTGCGGCTGACCACGAAGCGGGAGCCGGTCGAGCTGACCGCGCCGTTCGCCGGGGCCGCGCTGCTGCTGCTCGCCGTGGGCGCGCTGCTGAGCACCCGCTGGCACGGGAGGATCATCTGA
- a CDS encoding barstar family protein gives MTHVRPFLEEVVLDAVAASLRARGQRVIRLDASGWTADDDLYRELGAALDLPAGFRHDLDGLSGCLAEVTAPNGLAVAFVGYDNFSAARPDTARAALEIIDDWCVAAAARGQHVSCLVQPPIS, from the coding sequence ATGACTCACGTCCGCCCGTTTCTGGAAGAGGTCGTGCTCGACGCGGTGGCGGCGTCGCTGCGCGCGCGGGGGCAGCGCGTGATCCGCCTCGACGCGTCCGGCTGGACCGCGGACGACGACCTCTACCGGGAGCTCGGCGCCGCGCTGGACCTGCCGGCGGGCTTCCGCCACGACCTCGACGGGCTCTCCGGCTGCCTCGCCGAGGTGACCGCACCGAACGGTCTCGCCGTCGCGTTCGTCGGGTACGACAATTTTTCCGCCGCCCGCCCGGACACCGCCCGGGCCGCACTGGAGATCATCGATGACTGGTGCGTGGCGGCGGCCGCCCGTGGTCAGCACGTCTCCTGCCTGGTCCAGCCGCCTATCTCCTGA
- a CDS encoding DUF58 domain-containing protein — protein MTSAPDRLLRRLEWRLGRRLDGRLQGAYRTVWHGTGLDFTDLRAYTAEDDVRHIDWNVTARLDEPYVRQYTEDRELTAWLVVDRSASMRVGARGKESVAADLSVSLARLVSQGGNRVGAILFDNDAQRVIPPRGGRDQILRIAAELIKADGAAAGQTTDITRMLTFAAATTKQRRSLVFLVSDFIGDPGWEKALAMLTHRHEVVVVRVVDPAELELPDVGLVLVEDAETGEQILVDTGDPMLRRRLAEEVDGRESLITTAMHRAGVAAHRITTDADLLDALVSMTRQSGRVRR, from the coding sequence ATGACCAGCGCCCCGGACCGGCTGCTGCGGCGCCTGGAGTGGCGGCTCGGCCGCCGGCTCGACGGGCGGCTGCAGGGTGCCTACCGGACCGTGTGGCACGGCACCGGCCTGGACTTCACCGACCTGCGCGCGTACACGGCCGAGGACGACGTCCGGCACATCGACTGGAACGTGACCGCGCGCCTGGACGAGCCGTACGTCCGGCAGTACACCGAGGACCGCGAGCTGACCGCGTGGCTGGTCGTTGACCGGTCCGCGTCCATGCGGGTCGGTGCGCGCGGCAAGGAGTCGGTCGCGGCGGACCTGTCGGTCAGCCTGGCCCGGCTGGTGTCGCAGGGCGGCAACCGGGTCGGCGCGATCCTGTTCGACAACGACGCGCAGCGGGTGATCCCGCCGCGCGGCGGCCGCGACCAGATCCTGCGGATCGCGGCCGAGCTGATCAAGGCGGACGGCGCGGCGGCCGGGCAGACCACCGATATCACGCGCATGCTGACCTTCGCGGCCGCCACCACGAAGCAGCGGCGCAGCCTGGTCTTTTTGGTCTCCGACTTCATCGGCGACCCCGGCTGGGAGAAGGCGCTGGCCATGCTCACCCACCGGCACGAGGTGGTGGTCGTGCGCGTGGTCGACCCGGCCGAGCTGGAACTGCCGGACGTCGGGCTGGTGCTGGTGGAGGACGCGGAGACCGGCGAGCAGATCCTGGTCGACACCGGCGACCCGATGCTGCGCCGCCGGCTCGCCGAGGAGGTCGACGGCCGGGAGTCGCTGATCACGACCGCGATGCACCGGGCCGGCGTGGCCGCGCACCGGATCACCACCGATGCGGACCTGCTCGACGCGCTGGTCTCGATGACCCGGCAATCCGGGAGGGTACGCCGATGA
- a CDS encoding VWA domain-containing protein has product MSVAWPLGLLALLVVPLLLLARWWFNRRRRRAALRVSSVALIRAALPARSSWRRRVPVILFLAGLTALAGGLTRPQASLAVPSTDTSILLAIDVSGSMCTTDIAPNRLAVAADAAREFIRDTRDGTRIGLVAFSGISGLLVAPTEDREALLAAIDGLKTARGTAIGAAILTAIDAIAEINPNVAATGVDLGDPPVADPAAFQPDTIVVLTDGANSTGVDPVTAAEQAAARRLRIFTIGFGTTEPAQMVCTPDQIGTDAFSGRRGPGGRDPGAWGNGGRRIQEIDEEALTTVADLTGGRYFKAEDAEQLTGVLGDLPREIGLHREDVEISFWFLLAGAVLVVTGAGLSLWWNRGTSPVRR; this is encoded by the coding sequence ATGTCGGTCGCCTGGCCGCTGGGCCTGCTCGCGCTGCTGGTCGTACCGCTGCTGCTGCTCGCCCGGTGGTGGTTCAACCGGCGGCGCAGACGGGCCGCGCTGCGCGTCTCCAGTGTGGCGCTGATCCGGGCCGCGCTGCCGGCCCGGTCGTCGTGGCGCCGCCGGGTGCCGGTGATCCTGTTCCTGGCCGGCCTGACCGCGCTGGCCGGTGGGCTGACCCGGCCGCAGGCCTCGCTCGCGGTGCCGTCCACCGACACGTCGATCCTGCTGGCGATCGACGTGTCCGGCTCGATGTGCACCACGGACATCGCGCCGAACCGGCTCGCGGTCGCGGCGGACGCGGCCCGCGAGTTCATCCGGGACACCCGGGACGGCACCCGGATCGGGCTGGTCGCGTTCTCCGGCATCTCCGGGCTGCTGGTCGCGCCGACCGAGGACAGGGAGGCGCTGCTCGCCGCGATCGACGGCCTGAAGACCGCGCGCGGCACCGCGATCGGCGCGGCGATCCTGACCGCGATCGACGCGATCGCGGAGATCAACCCGAACGTGGCCGCGACCGGCGTGGACCTCGGCGACCCGCCGGTGGCGGACCCGGCCGCGTTCCAGCCGGACACCATCGTGGTGCTGACCGACGGTGCGAACAGCACCGGCGTCGACCCGGTCACCGCGGCCGAGCAGGCCGCGGCACGCCGGCTGCGGATCTTCACGATCGGCTTCGGCACGACCGAGCCGGCGCAGATGGTGTGCACGCCGGACCAGATCGGCACGGACGCGTTCTCCGGCCGGCGTGGGCCGGGCGGGCGCGACCCGGGCGCCTGGGGGAACGGTGGGCGGCGGATCCAGGAGATCGACGAGGAGGCGCTGACCACGGTCGCGGACCTGACCGGTGGGCGGTACTTCAAGGCGGAGGACGCGGAGCAGCTCACCGGCGTGCTCGGCGACCTGCCCCGGGAGATCGGCCTGCACCGGGAGGACGTGGAGATCTCGTTCTGGTTCCTGCTGGCCGGTGCGGTGCTGGTGGTGACCGGCGCCGGGCTGTCGCTGTGGTGGAACCGCGGGACGTCACCGGTCAGGAGATAG
- a CDS encoding SseB family protein: protein MSDSPLSDALAAYAGNRTDENWARLIDVFRNSIVGAVGSGPVAADGTSGAGFGVGRTTHGDGRPRILTFADPPVYARTFGQAFTVGVPGSVLLEMAAGDLDCAGILINSATSETSVVISREAAVAARD from the coding sequence ATGAGCGATTCGCCGCTGTCGGACGCGTTGGCCGCGTATGCCGGAAATCGGACGGATGAGAACTGGGCCCGTCTGATCGACGTGTTCCGCAACTCGATCGTCGGCGCGGTCGGGTCCGGACCGGTCGCCGCGGACGGCACGTCCGGCGCCGGGTTCGGTGTGGGCCGCACCACGCACGGCGACGGGCGGCCGCGCATCCTCACGTTCGCCGACCCGCCGGTCTACGCTCGCACGTTCGGGCAGGCTTTCACCGTCGGCGTACCCGGGTCCGTGCTGCTCGAGATGGCCGCCGGTGACCTCGACTGCGCCGGCATCCTGATCAACAGCGCCACGTCCGAGACCAGCGTCGTGATCAGCCGGGAGGCCGCGGTCGCCGCGCGCGACTGA
- a CDS encoding sulfatase-like hydrolase/transferase — translation MSLITPGLDTPPVDTTVSATEPAPEAPASAPVRTGTRLGTVGGWVVTLLAAVLVLGALLSPNQVSSLGPAAFLRIPLEALIAVAVLRLLPARPRKILAAVLGAVLGLLLIVKLVDMGFYTTLSRSFDLVLDWPFFADAYNIVQGNTNTAVAWAVLAGVVLLAVGVLALTAAATVRLSGFVVRHDRASVRTVAVLTVIWVLIAGTGLRADPGGPVAAWSTARMAADKVRQVNTGLADSREFAELAANDAFRDVPPERLLTGLAGKDFFLTFVESYGRTAVEGYDYTGPVTAALDAGEQRLTAAGFSARSGWLTSPTAGGGSWLAHSTFQSGLWIDNQQRYRNLVSTRHTTLTGAFQRADWRTVGVMPALTYAWPEQHFYGFDQVYDSNTIGYEGEHFTWVVVPDQFSYSTLQRRELDVHDGPVMAEIDTLSSHSPWTKLPQMVDWNAVGDGTVFTPQAQAGVPTRELWSNSDRVRAAYRQSIEYSIEALTSWIATYGTDDTVLVFLGDHQPAPIITGDNATRDVPITIVAKDPAVLDRVASWEWTPGLKPAPDAPVWRMDTFRDRFLTTFSDL, via the coding sequence TTGTCGCTCATCACACCAGGTCTGGACACGCCGCCCGTCGACACGACCGTGTCGGCCACGGAGCCCGCGCCCGAGGCGCCCGCGTCCGCGCCGGTGCGAACCGGGACGCGACTGGGAACCGTCGGTGGGTGGGTCGTCACGCTACTGGCGGCCGTGCTGGTACTGGGGGCGCTGCTCTCCCCCAACCAGGTGAGCAGCCTCGGGCCCGCCGCGTTCCTCCGGATTCCGCTGGAAGCGCTGATCGCGGTGGCGGTCCTGCGCCTGCTCCCGGCCCGGCCGCGGAAGATCCTGGCGGCGGTGCTCGGGGCGGTGCTCGGGCTGCTGCTGATCGTCAAGCTGGTCGACATGGGCTTCTACACCACGCTGTCCCGGTCGTTCGACCTGGTGCTGGACTGGCCGTTCTTCGCGGACGCCTACAACATCGTGCAGGGGAACACGAACACGGCGGTGGCGTGGGCGGTGCTGGCCGGGGTGGTGCTGCTGGCGGTGGGGGTGCTGGCGCTGACGGCGGCCGCGACGGTGCGGCTGTCCGGGTTCGTGGTGCGGCACGACCGGGCCTCCGTCCGTACCGTGGCGGTGTTGACCGTGATCTGGGTGTTGATCGCCGGAACGGGGCTGCGGGCCGATCCGGGTGGGCCGGTGGCGGCGTGGAGCACCGCACGGATGGCGGCGGACAAGGTGCGGCAGGTGAACACGGGGCTGGCGGACTCGCGGGAGTTCGCGGAACTGGCCGCGAACGACGCGTTCCGGGACGTGCCGCCGGAGCGGCTGCTTACCGGGCTGGCCGGTAAGGACTTCTTCCTCACGTTCGTGGAGAGCTACGGGCGGACCGCGGTGGAGGGGTACGACTACACCGGGCCGGTGACGGCCGCACTGGACGCGGGTGAACAGCGGCTGACCGCGGCCGGGTTCAGCGCGCGCAGCGGCTGGCTGACCTCGCCGACCGCGGGTGGTGGCAGCTGGCTGGCGCACTCCACGTTCCAGTCCGGGCTGTGGATCGACAACCAGCAGCGGTACCGGAACCTGGTCAGCACCCGGCACACCACGCTGACCGGCGCGTTCCAGCGCGCGGACTGGCGCACGGTCGGCGTCATGCCGGCCCTCACCTATGCCTGGCCTGAGCAGCATTTCTACGGCTTCGACCAGGTCTACGACTCGAACACGATCGGGTACGAGGGTGAGCACTTCACGTGGGTCGTGGTCCCGGACCAGTTCTCCTACTCCACGCTGCAGCGGCGCGAGCTGGACGTGCACGACGGCCCGGTGATGGCGGAGATCGACACGCTGTCCAGTCACTCGCCGTGGACGAAGCTGCCGCAGATGGTCGACTGGAACGCGGTCGGCGACGGCACGGTCTTCACGCCGCAGGCGCAGGCCGGGGTCCCGACCCGCGAGCTGTGGAGCAACTCCGACCGGGTGCGCGCCGCCTACCGGCAGTCGATCGAGTATTCGATCGAGGCGCTGACCTCGTGGATCGCCACCTACGGCACGGACGACACGGTGCTGGTGTTCCTCGGCGACCACCAGCCGGCCCCGATCATCACCGGCGACAACGCGACCCGCGACGTGCCGATCACGATCGTCGCCAAGGACCCGGCGGTCCTGGACCGCGTCGCCTCGTGGGAGTGGACGCCCGGGCTCAAGCCGGCCCCGGACGCGCCGGTCTGGCGGATGGACACGTTCCGGGACCGTTTCCTGACCACGTTCAGCGATCTCTAG